The following are encoded in a window of Rosa chinensis cultivar Old Blush chromosome 4, RchiOBHm-V2, whole genome shotgun sequence genomic DNA:
- the LOC112196065 gene encoding protein SUPPRESSOR OF MAX2 1 yields the protein MRAGLSTIQQTLTPEAASVLNHSIAEAGRRNHGQTTPLHVAATLLSSPTGFLRQACIKSHPNSSHPLQCRALELCFSVALERLPTAQNMSPGMEPPISNALMAALKRAQAHQRRGCPEQQQQPLLAVKVELEQLIISILDDPSVSRVMREASFSSPAVKATIEQSLNSSSAAAAAASTAAAGNSSPIGLGFRPAAPAAGRSMYLNPRLQGTAGNSGQNRAEEVKKVVDILSRSKKRNPVLVGDTEPEAVTKELFRRIQSMELGQGHLKNVEVIHLEKEFSSQILGKMKDLMSLVETRMAGSNGGGLILDLGDLKWLVEQPVSLGAVPPGSGGQQVVSEAGRAAVAEMGKVLGRFGEGGVNGSGRLWLIGTATCETYLRCQVYHPSMETDWDLQAVPIAARTPHSGLFPRMGMTNGILSSSVESLSPLKGFSTAQPRLVPENLDAARRTSCCPQCTESCEQEVAKLVAKESEKSSSESKSEAAQPALPQWLQNAKDQDSNVKTSDQLQTKNQDQTLNQKTEELRKEWKDTCKRLHPNFHQHSFSSERVAPTPLSITSMYNMNLLGRQPFQPKLQPNKSFGALQLNTNLKTSQPSERAAVSHPRSPVRTDLVLGQKEVTETFTPEQMHKERVKDFMGCMPSEPQNKILERQTDEKQLCQLDADSFKKLYKGLIEVWWQPEAANAVAATITNCKLGNGKRRGAGARGDMWLLFMGPDTVGKKKMTSALSEMVSGSTPVMISLNNKRGSWESDMSFRGKMVVDRIAEAVRRNPFSVIMLEDINEADTIVRGSIKRAMERGRLGDSYGREISLGNVIFILTANWLPENLKHLSSGNSLEEKLACIARSGWQLKLSVCGRSAKRRATWLQSVEDRATKPRKDAGSGLGFDLNETADVEDDRTDGSLNSSDLTVDHEDDRLNNRSLLTSTPSSVVRELLDSVDEAIVFKPVDFNPIRNNIANSITRRFSMIIGDGVSFELQEDTVEKILSGIWLGKTGLEEWTEKVLVPSLQQLKSRLGVTLDESMVVRLEDDGDSGCRRHGDWLPSSINVVADGLRQ from the exons atgaGAGCAGGCCTGAGCACGATCCAGCAAACCTTAACGCCGGAGGCGGCGAGCGTGTTGAACCACTCGATCGCCGAAGCGGGTCGTCGGAACCACGGCCAAACGACGCCCCTTCATGTAGCGGCAACTCTTCTATCTTCCCCCACCGGCTTTCTCCGCCAAGCATGCATCAAATCTCACCCCAATTCCTCTCACCCTCTTCAGTGCCGAGCACTGGAGCTCTGCTTCAGTGTGGCGCTGGAGCGGTTGCCCACCGCCCAGAACATGAGCCCCGGGATGGAGCCTCCAATCTCCAATGCCCTCATGGCCGCCTTAAAGCGAGCTCAGGCTCACCAGCGCAGAGGCTGCCCGGAGCAGCAGCAACAGCCGCTCCTAGCTGTCAAAGTCGAACTCGAGCAGCTCATAATCTCGATTCTCGATGACCCAAGTGTTAGTCGGGTCATGCGGGAGGCCAGTTTCTCTAGTCCGGCTGTTAAAGCCACCATTGAACAATCTCTAAACTCTTCATCCGCCGCCGCGGCAGCGGCCTCCACCGCCGCCGCGGGAAATTCTTCCCCAATTGGATTGGGGTTCCGGCCGGCGGCCCCGGCCGCCGGGCGGAGCATGTATTTGAATCCCAGGCTGCAGGGGACAGCTGGGAATTCGGGACAAAACCGAGCCGAAGAAGTTAAAAAAGTTGTTGATATTTTGTCTAGGAGCAAGAAGAGGAATCCGGTATTGGTCGGCGATACGGAGCCCGAGGCTGTGACGAAAGAGCTATTCAGGCGGATTCAGAGCATGGAATTGGGGCAAGGGCACCTCAAAAATGTCGAGGTCATTCATTTGGAGAAGGAGTTTTCTTCGCAAATATTGGGGAAGATGAAGGACTTGATGTCCTTGGTTGAGACCCGGATGGCGGGTTCGAATGGGGGAGGGTTGATTCTTGATTTGGGCGACTTGAAATGGCTCGTGGAGCAGCCTGTTAGCTTGGGAGCGGTTCCGCCCGGCTCCGGTGGCCAACAGGTGGTTTCGGAGGCCGGGCGGGCGGCGGTGGCGGAAATGGGGAAGGTGTTGGGAAGGTTTGGAGAGGGTGGTGTTAATGGTAGTGGCCGGCTTTGGTTGATAGGGACTGCTACTTGTGAGACGTATTTGAGGTGCCAAGTCTATCACCCTTCAATGGAAACGGACTGGGATCTACAGGCAGTGCCGATAGCTGCCAGGACGCCGCATTCGGGATTGTTTCCTAG GATGGGGATGACGAACGGGATCCTTAGTAGCTCAGTTGAATCTTTGTCTCCGTTGAAAGGCTTTTCAACTGCTCAACCAAGGCTTGTGCCTGAGAACTTGGATGCTGCACGGAGAACAAGCTGTTGCCCGCAATGTACTGAAAGTTGTGAGCAAGAAGTAGCAAAATTGGTTGCGAAGGAGTCTGAGAAATCATCCTCTGAGTCAAAATCGGAAGCAGCCCAACCAGCACTACCACAGTGGTTGCAGAATGCTAAAGACCAGGACAGTAATGTCAAAACATCAGATCAGTTGCAG ACTAAGAATCAAGATCAGACTTTGAACCAGAAGACTGAAGAATTACGAAAGGAATGGAAAGATACGTGTAAGCGCCTTCATCCTAATTTTCATCAGCATAGTTTCAGCTCAGAGAGAGTTGCTCCCACACCTCTCTCAATCACCAGCATGTACAATATGAACTTGCTTGGTCGCCAACCTTTCCAACCGAAATTGCAACCAAACAAAAGCTTTGGGGCTCTGCAATTGAACACAAATCTAAAGACCAGCCAACCATCTGAACGTGCAGCAGTTTCACATCCACGAAGCCCTGTAAGGACGGACCTGGTTCTTGGGCAAAAGGAAGTCACTGAAACCTTCACCCCTGAGCAAATGCATAAGGAGCGCGTCAAAGACTTTATGGGCTGCATGCCTTCCGAACCACAGAACAAGATACTTGAAAGGCAAACAGATGAAAAGCAATTGTGCCAATTAGATGCTGATTCATTCAAAAAGCTGTACAAGGGTTTGATTGAGGTCTGGTGGCAGCCGGAAGCAGCAAACGCTGTTGCTGCTACGATAACCAATTGTAAGTTGGGTAATGGAAAGAGGCGTGGTGCCGGAGCAAGGGGAGACATGTGGTTGTTGTTCATGGGTCCTGACACTGTTGGCAAGAAGAAGATGACATCAGCTCTTTCAGAAATGGTATCTGGGTCCACCCCGGTGATGATCTCCCTTAACAATAAACGCGGTAGTTGGGAATCAGACATGAGTTTTCGGGGAAAAATGGTGGTGGACCGAATAGCAGAGGCAGTTAGGAGGAACCCCTTTTCTGTAATCATGCTTGAGGACATTAATGAAGCAGATACGATTGTTCGCGGTAGCATAAAACGAGCAATGGAGAGAGGTCGTCTTGGCGACTCTTATGGCCGTGAAATCAGTCTTGGAAATGTCATCTTTATCCTCACTGCAAATTGGTTGCCAGAAAATTTGAAACACTTATCAAGCGGCAATTCTCTTGAAGAAAAGCTTGCTTGTATAGCTAGGAGTGGTTGGCAGTTAAAGCTATCCGTTTGTGGAAGAAGTGCAAAACGGCGAGCAACTTGGTTACAGAGTGTTGAAGACAGAGCCACAAAGCCTAGGAAAGATGCGGGTTCTGGACTAGGATTCGATCTGAATGAGACTGCTGATGTTGAGGATGACAGAACAGATGGCTCACTTAATTCAAGTGATCTAACAGTTGATCATGAAGATGACCGCCTCAATAACAGGTCATTGCTCACAAGTACACCTTCATCGGTAGTGAGGGAATTGCTTGATTCTGTTGACGAGGCCATTGTGTTCAAGCCAGTGGATTTCAATCCCATTCGGAATAACATCGCAAACTCAATCACAAGAAGATTTTCAATGATCATTGGCGATGGAGTTTCCTTTGAATTGCAAGAGGATACTGTTGAAAAGATCCTTAGTGGGATATGGCTAGGCAAGACTGGCTTAGAAGAATGGACTGAAAAGGTGCTGGTTCCGAGCCTCCAACAGTTGAAGTCCCGCCTAGGTGTGACACTTGACGAGTCAATGGTGGTTAGACTCGAAGATGATGGAGATTCGGGTTGCCGGAGACATGGAGATTGGCTGCCGAGTAGCATCAATGTGGTGGCCGACGGATTAAGACAATGA